One Betta splendens chromosome 16, fBetSpl5.4, whole genome shotgun sequence genomic window carries:
- the pnisr gene encoding arginine/serine-rich protein PNISR isoform X3 — protein sequence MMWDQGGQPWPQWPLSQQQWMQSFQHQHDPGQVDWAALAQAWIAQKESTGAEPQSIQPNGQDIPGLETVGQNNHTAFQSEPTFGRMWQPEWGIHGQPPPPPPPPDQAWIPPGSGPMDVVNASEDSNSQDSVEFNSEAHHGVFPQNSHGMELLHPSPPHPVASPLRTGRVLLRTDEMHDHLDLENDPDPPSRSLSSNRRPQHH from the exons ATGATGTGGGACCAGGGAGGACAGCCCTGGCCGCAGTGGCCCCTGAGCCAGCAGCAGTGGATGCAGTCTTTTCAGCACCAGCACGATCCAG GCCAAGTGGACTGGGCTGCTCTAGCACAGGCATGGATAGCTCAGAAGGAGTCTACAGGAGCAGAACCGCAGAGCATTCAGCCGAATGGCCAGGATATTCCAGGCCTTGAAACTGTTGGACAGAACAATCACACTGCCTTCCAGAGTGAGCCAACATTTGGAAGAATGTGGCAGCCAG AATGGGGAATACATGgccagccccctcctcctcctccaccccctgaTCAGGCCTGGATACCTCCAGGGTCAGGACCGATGGACGTGGTGAACGCTAGTGAGGACAGCAACAGTCAGGACAGCGTGGAGTTCAACTCTGAAGCCCACCACGGGGTTTTCCCCCAGAACAGCCATGG CATGGAGCTGCTTCATCCTTCACCCCCACACCCAGTGGCTTCCCCACTCCGTACTGGCAGGGTCCTCCTCAGAACAGACGAGATGCACGACCACCTGGATTTAGAGAACGACCCAGATCCCCCATCCAGGTCCCTGTCGTCGAACAGGAGGCCCCAGCACCATTAG